In Anaerohalosphaeraceae bacterium, the genomic window TGCCGCTTAACCGTTCCAGATAACGGCTCAGGTACCGAATATATTTTCGGAGGCAGCGGATGTCCGCCGACGAAAAATCCTCAATTGTCGGCGGGGTAAGCACACGAGGGCGGCTTGCGACTGTTTTCCAGTAATACATCCCCGCCCATATCAGACCGGCTGCGACGGCCAAAAGGAACAAATATCCTGCAATCGGATGCATCATCCGCAGGGCCTGATAGGCCTGCAGAAACTCCATCAGGGCAATAAACGACAGAAGCACTCCGAATAGAATGATGAACAGTCGAATCAGCTTCCAGGCGGTTTTGAGCATTTTGGGCCCTTTCTGCCGAATAGAATTGTGTTCTAAAAGAATTATACCGGAAAAAGACCTACAATGTCAAAAGAAAGCGGTTTCGATTGCCCATTTTCCTCCTTTTTGATAATATAAGAACCTGTGCAAGATGGACTGATTATCCGGGATTTGGGCCTGACGCGGTATGCGGATTGTCTGGCATATCAGGAGCAGCTTTGCGCTCAGCGGCAGACCGGTGCAATTGCGGATACGGTATTGCTGACCGAGCATGAACCGGTGATTACACTCGGGGTGCGAATGGCGGATAACAAGATTCTGGCAATGCCGGATGAACTGCGTCGGCAGGGGATAGAAATCTGCCGTGTCGGAAGGGGCGGGGCGGCAACCGCCCACAATCCGGGACAGATTGTTATGTATCCGATTCTTAAATTAAGTCGGCTTCGGATGGGCTTGAGTGATTATGTCCATATTCTCGGGCAGATCGGCCTCGAGATGCTCCGGTGCTTCAGCATTCAGGCCGAATGGCGAAAACAAACACCGGGATTATGGACGGCAGGACGGAAAATCGGTTCGGTGGGGGTCCAGGTCCGCAGGTGGGTTACTCTTCACGGAATCGCTATCAATATTTGCAATGATTTATCCATTTTTGATGCGATTGTTCCCTGCGGTTTGGAAGGTGTCCAGATGACTTCTGTACAGAAAGAACTCGGAACGGCCCCTTCGATGCAGGACGTCAAGGCCTGCCTGGCGGAGCTTTGCAGGCATTATTTAACAGGTGTGGAGGGCCGTACCGATGAGTGAATCGAGGGGGCGTTTTCCGGCCTGGCTGAGGCGGCGTGTCGGCGGGGGGGGCGTGTTCACCCATACACAAAAGACCCTTGAGCGGCTGGGCCTTGAGACAATATGTACCAATGCCAATTGTCCCAATCGGGGTGATTGCTGGAGCCGCGGTACGGCAACCGTCTTAATCTTGGGGAACATTTGTACTCGGAATTGCGGTTTTTGTTCTGTTGGGCACGGAAAACCCTTGCCGCCGGACCCGACTGAACCTGTAAGGGTCTCAGATTTGGCACGCCAGCTTCACTTAAAGTACCTGGTTATTACAAGCGTTGATCGAGATGACCTGGCGGACGGCGGGGCGGCCCATTTTCGCGACGTGATTCTGTTTTGTCGGCAGGAGAATCCGGAGATACAATTTGAGCTGCTCGTGCCGGACTTTCGCGGTTGTCAGGATGAGGCCCTGGAAATTTTATCGGACGCAAGGCCCTTTGTTTTCGGGCACAATCTGGAGACGGTGCCTCGGCTTTATCCGACGGCTCGTCCCGGCGGGGATTACCTGCGTTCGCTGACTCTCCTGAAAAAGGCCAAAGACCGCTGGCCGGAAATCCCCACAAAATCTTCTATCATGCTTGGATTGGGCGAAACCGAACAGGAGGTCTTTCAGGTCTTGCACGATTTGCGCACCGTCGGCTGCAATCGACTGGCATTGGGACAGTATCTCAAGCCCGATAAAAACTGCCTGGATGTGGTCGAATTCATCCCTCCCGAAAAGTTTGACTGGTGGGCCGACCAGGCCCGCCGGATGGGCTTCGACTGGGTTCAGTCGTCTCCTTTTACCCGCAGTTCCTACCACGCGGAATCCTCTTTTCCTTTCTGACTTTTTTGCATTGACTTGGCAGATTTCATCGGAATGTTCGATGTGATTTTTCCACCGCATTCGTCATGGATAAGGTATATATTTAATAGAGGGGCGACAGAGCATCTTCTTTGTTGTTGAGATCTGCCAAGCGAGGGTTAAACGGAACCTTCATTTGTCTGGGAGATCGGCCGTGAACGCCAAAGTAAGCCGTCTTGAGCGCCGGGGGATTGCTCTTCTGGCTGCATTGATTTTTATTGTTCTATTCTCTGCTTTTTCCATCGGAGTCTTGTCGCTTTCGACGGCCAATGTTCAGGCAGCGTCCAATCACCATAAGTCCAATCTGGCACGTTCTTCTGCGGAATCCGGACTGGAATATGTTCGGTATTGGATTAGCGGAGTGCGTCTGCCCGGAACCATCGCTGCGGAGCAGCGGTTTGCTTATTTCGTTGATGAACTCGAATCGATTCTGCAGGATTACGACATTCCCTACGAAAATCTGGTGGAAGACGGGTTGTTTCGAATTGGTACGGCGGAAAGCCCCATTCTCCTTCAAGCCGGCCCTGAGCGTTCTTTTTATGCAGAGATAAGCCCCTTTGGAACAGAACGGATTCGAGTCTGGATAACCGGGCGGGCGGGAGAGTTCGAGCGAACCATTCGGGCGGATTTTGCGTACGGTACCCG contains:
- the lipA gene encoding lipoyl synthase, which encodes MSESRGRFPAWLRRRVGGGGVFTHTQKTLERLGLETICTNANCPNRGDCWSRGTATVLILGNICTRNCGFCSVGHGKPLPPDPTEPVRVSDLARQLHLKYLVITSVDRDDLADGGAAHFRDVILFCRQENPEIQFELLVPDFRGCQDEALEILSDARPFVFGHNLETVPRLYPTARPGGDYLRSLTLLKKAKDRWPEIPTKSSIMLGLGETEQEVFQVLHDLRTVGCNRLALGQYLKPDKNCLDVVEFIPPEKFDWWADQARRMGFDWVQSSPFTRSSYHAESSFPF
- the lipB gene encoding lipoyl(octanoyl) transferase LipB, producing MQDGLIIRDLGLTRYADCLAYQEQLCAQRQTGAIADTVLLTEHEPVITLGVRMADNKILAMPDELRRQGIEICRVGRGGAATAHNPGQIVMYPILKLSRLRMGLSDYVHILGQIGLEMLRCFSIQAEWRKQTPGLWTAGRKIGSVGVQVRRWVTLHGIAINICNDLSIFDAIVPCGLEGVQMTSVQKELGTAPSMQDVKACLAELCRHYLTGVEGRTDE